A region from the Halomonas piscis genome encodes:
- the osmF gene encoding glycine betaine ABC transporter substrate-binding protein OsmF has product MRWSLTRIYAGLGAAVLLAPVVGPQAVAASTPEDRAVVVGSKIDTEGAVLGELVLQTLERIDVPVENRLQLGVTSVVRQALETGEIDLYPEYTGNGAFFFDMTDSPVWNDAEKAWQTVRDRDADNGLVWLSPASANNTWSMSVRQDLAQEHDLATLDDLADYLDDGGEFKFAASAEFIESEQALPAFQQAYGFTLDEDQLLVLSGGNTAATMRAAARQTSGVNGAMTYGTDGGLAALGLTVLEDTRNVQPIYQPAPVAREWVLEAYPEVEAALENVFDTLDESTLQELNADVAVNGLSADRVAGDYLDGLDR; this is encoded by the coding sequence ATGCGCTGGTCTCTTACACGGATATACGCCGGCCTTGGAGCCGCGGTTTTGCTGGCGCCGGTGGTCGGCCCCCAGGCGGTCGCCGCCTCGACGCCGGAAGACAGGGCCGTGGTGGTCGGTTCCAAGATCGACACCGAAGGGGCAGTGCTCGGCGAGCTGGTGCTGCAAACGCTCGAGCGTATTGATGTGCCCGTGGAAAACCGGCTGCAGCTCGGCGTGACCAGCGTGGTTCGCCAGGCGCTCGAGACCGGAGAAATCGATCTTTACCCCGAATACACCGGCAACGGCGCGTTTTTCTTCGACATGACCGACAGTCCGGTATGGAACGACGCCGAGAAAGCCTGGCAGACCGTCCGCGACAGGGACGCCGACAACGGGCTGGTGTGGCTGTCGCCGGCCAGCGCCAACAACACCTGGTCGATGAGCGTGCGCCAGGATCTCGCCCAGGAGCATGACCTGGCCACCCTCGACGACCTGGCCGACTATCTCGACGACGGCGGCGAGTTCAAGTTCGCCGCCAGCGCCGAGTTCATCGAGTCGGAGCAGGCGTTGCCGGCCTTCCAGCAGGCCTACGGCTTTACCCTGGACGAAGACCAGCTGCTGGTCCTGTCCGGCGGCAATACCGCGGCCACCATGCGCGCCGCTGCTCGCCAGACCAGCGGCGTCAACGGCGCCATGACCTACGGCACCGACGGCGGGCTTGCCGCTCTGGGACTTACGGTGCTGGAAGACACCCGCAACGTGCAGCCGATTTACCAGCCGGCACCGGTGGCTAGGGAGTGGGTGCTGGAGGCCTATCCCGAGGTGGAAGCGGCGCTGGAAAACGTGTTCGACACCCTCGATGAGTCCACGCTGCAGGAACTTAACGCCGACGTCGCAGTGAACGGCCTGTCCGCCGACCGGGTGGCCGGCGACTACCTCGACGGTCTGGATCGCTGA
- a CDS encoding ABC transporter permease, with protein MLAALWGLDAASVAPNRIVASTGYSLWQALGWPAAGFATLLWVAMAALAAYPARHRYSALLALGTLLLALMPFGLMLAAQRLITADMPQARLSLGPASWVMLFMLSLCLVELRLAMGLKRSRMALLLAGVAGVWWLCAARWLDSLALVQEFQARSALFYRALGEHLALVGLAVSASVVLGVATALLIRRFSVSQSAAFAVLNFLQTVPSLALFGLLLAPLAWLGANVEWLAMLGISGIGWTPALLALTIYSLLPVVRNTCVALEAVNPAVLDAASGMGMRSAQRFWQVRLPLALPVLLEGVRITTVQAIGLTAVAALIGAGGLGDFIFQGLGQAAMDMVLLGALPIIAMALVADMLLGALADHFRRGDAA; from the coding sequence ATGCTGGCCGCGCTTTGGGGGCTGGACGCGGCAAGCGTGGCGCCGAATCGCATCGTGGCGAGCACCGGCTATTCGCTGTGGCAGGCGCTGGGCTGGCCCGCAGCCGGGTTTGCCACCTTGCTGTGGGTAGCGATGGCGGCGCTCGCCGCCTATCCGGCGCGCCATCGCTATTCGGCGCTGCTCGCGCTGGGCACGCTGCTGCTGGCGCTGATGCCGTTTGGCCTGATGCTGGCCGCCCAGCGGCTGATAACGGCAGACATGCCTCAGGCCAGGCTGAGCCTGGGGCCGGCCAGCTGGGTGATGCTGTTTATGCTCTCGCTGTGCCTGGTGGAGCTACGCCTGGCCATGGGCCTGAAGCGAAGCCGGATGGCGCTGCTGCTGGCCGGCGTGGCGGGCGTCTGGTGGCTGTGCGCGGCGCGCTGGCTCGACTCGCTGGCGCTGGTGCAGGAATTCCAGGCGCGCAGCGCGCTGTTTTACCGCGCCTTGGGAGAGCACCTGGCCCTGGTGGGCCTCGCCGTTAGCGCCAGCGTAGTGCTCGGCGTGGCCACGGCGCTGCTGATTCGCCGCTTCAGCGTCAGCCAGTCGGCGGCTTTCGCCGTGCTCAATTTTCTGCAAACCGTGCCCAGTCTGGCGCTTTTTGGCCTGCTGCTGGCGCCGCTGGCCTGGCTTGGGGCCAACGTCGAATGGCTTGCCATGCTGGGTATCAGCGGCATTGGCTGGACGCCGGCGCTGCTCGCCCTGACGATCTACAGCCTGCTGCCGGTGGTGCGCAATACCTGCGTGGCGCTGGAAGCGGTCAACCCGGCGGTGCTGGACGCCGCCAGCGGCATGGGCATGCGTTCGGCCCAGCGTTTCTGGCAGGTACGCCTGCCGCTGGCGCTGCCGGTGCTGCTGGAAGGCGTGCGGATTACCACGGTGCAGGCCATCGGGCTTACCGCCGTGGCCGCGCTGATCGGCGCCGGAGGGCTTGGTGACTTTATCTTTCAGGGGCTGGGGCAGGCTGCCATGGACATGGTGCTGCTGGGGGCGCTGCCGATCATCGCCATGGCGCTGGTGGCCGATATGCTGCTGGGCGCGCTGGCCGACCACTTTCGCCGGGGAGATGCGGCATGA
- a CDS encoding ABC transporter ATP-binding protein — MIELRNVSKHFGETPAVDSISLSVPRGRFCALVGTSGCGKSTTLRMINRLTAHTGGEIVLDGQAIDAYDPVQLRRRIGYVIQDTGLFPHWSVARNIGTVPRLLQWSDRQVSERVEELMLMLNLPAAEFAHKYPHQLSGGQAQRVGVARALAADPDILLMDEPFGALDPITREQLQSMLATLQARLHKTVVLVTHDMDEALRLADHLVVMREGKIVQQGSPLAVLQRPANAFVESLLGGLERGLKQASLARVRDHLAPVGSLAAAAPRVPAGYTLRQALSVMLGDGCERVIAVDEHDAPVGELTLSQLVASARTEQADAEA; from the coding sequence ATGATCGAGCTACGCAACGTCAGCAAGCACTTCGGCGAGACGCCGGCGGTGGACAGCATCAGCCTTAGCGTACCCCGGGGCCGTTTCTGCGCGCTGGTGGGCACTTCGGGGTGCGGCAAGTCCACTACGCTGCGCATGATCAATCGCCTCACCGCGCACACCGGCGGCGAGATTGTGCTCGACGGCCAGGCGATCGACGCCTACGATCCGGTGCAGCTGCGCCGCCGCATCGGCTACGTCATCCAGGACACGGGGCTGTTTCCCCACTGGAGCGTGGCGCGCAATATCGGCACCGTGCCGCGGCTGCTGCAGTGGTCGGACAGGCAGGTGAGCGAACGCGTGGAAGAACTCATGCTCATGCTCAACCTGCCGGCCGCCGAGTTCGCGCACAAGTACCCTCACCAGCTGTCCGGGGGGCAGGCCCAGCGCGTGGGCGTTGCCCGGGCGCTGGCGGCGGACCCCGATATTCTGCTGATGGACGAGCCGTTCGGCGCGCTGGATCCGATTACTCGGGAGCAGCTGCAGTCCATGCTGGCAACACTCCAGGCGCGCCTGCATAAAACCGTGGTGCTGGTCACCCACGACATGGACGAAGCGTTGCGCCTGGCGGATCACCTGGTCGTCATGCGCGAGGGAAAAATCGTTCAGCAGGGTAGCCCGCTGGCGGTGCTGCAACGGCCCGCGAACGCCTTCGTCGAGTCGCTGCTGGGCGGTCTCGAGCGGGGGCTCAAGCAGGCATCGCTTGCCCGGGTGCGCGATCATCTGGCGCCTGTGGGGTCGTTAGCCGCGGCCGCGCCGCGGGTGCCAGCCGGCTATACCCTGCGCCAGGCGCTCTCGGTAATGCTGGGCGACGGCTGCGAGCGCGTGATTGCCGTGGACGAGCACGACGCGCCGGTGGGAGAGCTGACCCTCAGCCAGCTGGTCGCCAGCGCCCGAACGGAGCAGGCCGATGCCGAGGCTTGA
- a CDS encoding ABC transporter permease, whose translation MPRLEALPSRWLMPAAWLGLLLLAGWAMPLAEPLWQWLAPDARQLVYQRAAFFTLLGRHALTVGLAAAITVSLGIGAGIAVTRKAGRDFLPLVAQLASLGQTFPPVAVLALAVPALGFGLLPIVVALSLYGLLPVVRNTIAGLRGVDGAATTAARGMGMTAGQRLRQVELPLAAPVILAGVRTSVTINIATAALGATVGASNLGDPIIAGIVNGNTAYVVQGAVMIALLALAVDSLFSVWQQRMRRS comes from the coding sequence ATGCCGAGGCTTGAGGCGCTCCCGAGTCGCTGGCTGATGCCGGCGGCCTGGCTTGGGCTGCTGCTGCTCGCCGGCTGGGCCATGCCGCTGGCCGAACCGCTGTGGCAGTGGCTGGCACCGGACGCTCGCCAGCTGGTCTACCAGCGCGCGGCGTTTTTTACGTTGCTTGGCCGCCATGCGCTGACCGTCGGCCTGGCCGCGGCCATAACCGTTAGCCTGGGCATTGGCGCGGGCATCGCCGTGACCCGTAAAGCCGGGCGGGACTTTCTGCCGCTGGTGGCCCAGCTGGCGTCGCTGGGGCAGACGTTTCCGCCGGTAGCGGTTCTCGCGCTGGCGGTGCCGGCGCTGGGCTTTGGGCTCTTGCCCATAGTGGTAGCGCTGTCGCTTTACGGGCTGCTGCCCGTGGTACGCAACACCATCGCCGGGCTCAGGGGCGTCGACGGCGCTGCGACAACCGCGGCCCGAGGTATGGGCATGACCGCCGGTCAGCGCCTCCGGCAGGTCGAGCTGCCGCTGGCCGCGCCGGTGATTCTGGCCGGGGTGCGCACCTCGGTCACCATCAACATTGCCACGGCGGCGCTGGGAGCCACCGTGGGCGCCAGCAATCTGGGCGATCCGATCATCGCCGGCATCGTCAACGGCAATACTGCCTACGTGGTGCAGGGAGCGGTAATGATCGCGCTGCTGGCCCTCGCCGTGGACAGCCTGTTCAGCGTATGGCAGCAGCGGATGCGGCGCAGCTAA
- a CDS encoding SulP family inorganic anion transporter codes for MLKRYLPALAWLPHYQARLFGADLLAGVIVTVMVIPQSLAYALLAGLPAVVGLYASILPQLVYAFFGTSRTLAVGPVAIVALMTGAALSQIAVPGSAEYLEAALALTLLSGAILVVMGMLRMGFFSNFLSHPVISGFLTASGILIATSQLGGLLGVESSGFTLWERLASLWLHLPGISWPTLLMSVFVLGFLVGVRRYGSTLLKRLGLAAGTANLLARAGPVLAVVATTLAARQWQLEDAGVEVVGTVPGGLPPLTLPWPDLALWQTLLVPALLISLVGFVESVSMGQMLAAKRRQRISPNQELVGLGVANLAAGVSGAMPVTGGLSRTVANFHAGAQTPAAGAFAALGIGVVTYTLTDWLYYLPIATLSAFILVSVLTLVDVATLRATWRYSRSDFTAQALTIGLTLAEGIEAGIIGGIAVSVALFLYRTSRPHSALIGRVPDTEHFRNVARHEVETAPGVALLRIDESLYFANARYLEDTLYNLVASRPALEDVVIVCSAVNLIDASALESLEAINARLRDSGVTLHLAEVKGPVMDRLNHSTFPEQLTGRVFLSTYAAWQALHDR; via the coding sequence ATGCTGAAACGCTACCTGCCTGCGCTTGCCTGGCTGCCGCACTACCAGGCGCGGCTTTTTGGCGCCGACCTGCTGGCCGGGGTCATCGTCACCGTCATGGTGATTCCGCAGTCGCTGGCCTATGCCCTGCTGGCCGGGCTGCCGGCGGTGGTCGGGCTATACGCCAGCATTCTTCCCCAGCTGGTTTACGCGTTCTTCGGCACCAGCCGCACTCTGGCGGTAGGGCCCGTGGCCATTGTCGCGCTGATGACCGGGGCGGCGCTGAGCCAGATCGCCGTGCCCGGCAGCGCCGAGTACCTGGAAGCCGCGCTCGCGCTGACGCTGCTCTCCGGCGCCATTCTGGTCGTGATGGGCATGCTGCGCATGGGCTTTTTCAGCAATTTTCTGAGCCACCCGGTGATTTCCGGCTTTCTCACCGCTTCGGGCATCCTCATTGCCACCAGCCAGCTGGGCGGCCTGCTGGGCGTGGAAAGCAGCGGCTTTACCCTCTGGGAGCGGCTGGCGTCGCTGTGGCTTCACCTGCCCGGGATCAGCTGGCCCACCCTGCTGATGAGCGTTTTCGTGCTGGGCTTTCTGGTCGGGGTGCGCCGCTACGGCAGCACGCTGCTCAAGCGGCTGGGACTGGCCGCCGGCACCGCCAATCTCCTGGCCCGGGCCGGGCCGGTACTTGCCGTGGTGGCCACCACCCTGGCCGCCCGGCAGTGGCAGCTAGAGGACGCCGGAGTGGAGGTGGTCGGCACGGTGCCCGGGGGGCTGCCGCCGCTTACCCTGCCCTGGCCCGACCTCGCGCTGTGGCAAACGCTGCTGGTGCCGGCGCTGCTGATCAGCCTGGTGGGGTTTGTGGAGTCAGTCTCCATGGGCCAGATGCTTGCCGCCAAGCGTCGCCAGCGAATCTCGCCCAACCAGGAGCTGGTCGGGCTGGGGGTTGCCAACCTGGCTGCCGGCGTCTCCGGCGCCATGCCCGTCACCGGCGGTTTGTCGCGCACCGTGGCCAACTTTCACGCCGGCGCCCAGACTCCCGCGGCGGGCGCCTTTGCCGCGCTGGGCATTGGCGTGGTCACCTACACGCTGACCGACTGGCTCTACTACCTGCCCATCGCCACGCTCTCGGCGTTTATCCTGGTGTCGGTTCTGACGCTGGTCGACGTAGCCACGCTGCGCGCTACCTGGCGCTATTCGCGCAGCGACTTTACCGCCCAGGCCCTCACTATCGGCCTGACCCTGGCCGAAGGCATCGAGGCCGGCATCATCGGCGGCATTGCCGTTTCCGTGGCGCTGTTTCTCTACCGCACCAGCCGTCCGCACAGCGCGCTGATCGGGCGCGTACCGGACACCGAGCACTTTCGCAACGTGGCCCGCCACGAGGTGGAAACCGCGCCCGGAGTCGCTCTGCTGCGCATCGACGAGAGCCTGTACTTTGCCAACGCGCGCTATCTCGAAGACACCCTTTACAACCTGGTCGCCAGCCGGCCGGCGCTGGAGGACGTGGTGATTGTGTGCTCGGCGGTGAACCTGATCGACGCCTCGGCGCTGGAAAGCCTTGAGGCGATCAACGCTCGGCTCAGGGATTCCGGCGTGACGCTGCATCTGGCCGAAGTCAAGGGGCCGGTGATGGACCGCCTGAATCACAGCACCTTCCCCGAGCAGCTCACCGGCCGGGTCTTTCTGAGCACCTACGCCGCCTGGCAGGCATTACATGACAGGTAA
- a CDS encoding O-acetylhomoserine aminocarboxypropyltransferase/cysteine synthase family protein → MKRDTIALHHGYSSDSQNAVAVPIHQTTSYSFDSARHAADLFDLKEEGNIYSRIMNPTCGVLEQRVAALEGGIAGLAMASGMSAITCAIQTVAEAGDNIVSISELYGGTYNLFAHTLPRQGISVSFADKDDMDAIEACIDGRTKAVFCESVGNPSGGVVDIAALAEVAHRHGVPVIVDNTTATPFLWRPIEHGADIVIHSATKYIGGHGTTLGGVIVDSGKFPWATHANRFPLLTEPDASYHGISYTRDVGEAAFITRARVVPLRNMGAALSAQAAWNLLQGLETLSLRIERICDNTLAVARHLEAHPDVSWVQYAGLESHPDHALAKRYMGGRASGILSFGIRGGQAAAERFYDALGLILRLVNIGDAKSCSSIPAATTHRQLDEQELESAGVTPEMVRLSIGIEHRDDIIADLDQALAASR, encoded by the coding sequence ATGAAACGCGACACCATTGCCCTGCACCACGGCTATTCGTCGGATAGCCAGAACGCCGTTGCCGTTCCCATTCATCAAACCACCTCCTACAGCTTTGACAGCGCTCGCCACGCCGCGGACCTGTTTGATCTGAAAGAAGAAGGCAATATCTATTCGCGCATCATGAACCCGACCTGCGGCGTGCTCGAGCAGCGCGTGGCCGCTCTGGAAGGCGGCATCGCGGGCCTTGCCATGGCGTCGGGGATGAGCGCCATTACCTGCGCCATCCAGACCGTTGCCGAGGCCGGAGACAATATCGTCTCCATCAGCGAGCTCTACGGCGGTACCTATAACCTCTTTGCCCACACGCTGCCGCGTCAGGGCATCAGCGTCAGCTTTGCCGACAAGGACGACATGGACGCCATCGAGGCGTGCATCGACGGCCGCACCAAGGCCGTCTTCTGCGAAAGCGTGGGCAACCCTTCCGGCGGCGTCGTCGATATCGCCGCTCTGGCCGAGGTGGCGCATCGCCACGGTGTGCCGGTCATCGTCGACAACACCACGGCCACGCCGTTTCTCTGGCGGCCCATCGAGCACGGCGCGGATATCGTCATCCACTCGGCGACCAAATATATCGGCGGCCACGGCACCACCCTGGGCGGGGTGATCGTGGACAGCGGCAAGTTCCCCTGGGCCACCCACGCCAACCGCTTTCCGCTACTCACCGAGCCGGACGCCTCCTACCACGGCATCAGCTATACCCGGGACGTCGGCGAAGCGGCCTTCATCACCCGCGCCCGGGTGGTGCCGCTGCGCAACATGGGGGCGGCGCTCTCTGCCCAGGCGGCGTGGAACCTGCTTCAGGGGCTGGAAACGCTGTCGCTGCGCATCGAGCGTATCTGTGACAACACCCTGGCCGTCGCGCGCCACCTGGAAGCGCATCCCGACGTTAGCTGGGTGCAGTACGCGGGCCTGGAAAGCCATCCGGACCACGCCCTGGCCAAGCGCTACATGGGCGGCCGGGCCTCGGGGATTCTAAGCTTCGGCATTCGCGGCGGCCAGGCCGCCGCCGAGCGCTTTTACGACGCTTTGGGACTGATTCTGCGCCTGGTCAACATCGGCGATGCCAAGAGCTGTTCGTCGATTCCGGCCGCGACGACCCACCGTCAGCTGGACGAGCAGGAGCTGGAAAGCGCCGGTGTCACCCCGGAAATGGTGCGGCTTTCCATCGGCATCGAGCATCGGGACGATATCATCGCCGATCTCGACCAGGCGCTTGCCGCCAGCCGCTGA
- the rarD gene encoding EamA family transporter RarD, with protein sequence MSSHSVRDPEAVKGVGFGLAAYLMWGCFPLFFALFNDVPAFEIVLHRIIWSCLFLAGLITLLRRWSPVKMALRHPGRLGRVLACAVLIGLNWGIYIYAVETRHVLQASLGYFLTPLVNVGLGVIVLRETMVKAQLVALGLATLGIGMQFLLLNELPWLSLMLAFSFGTYGLFRKQVPLDGLSGLFVETLLLLPVALLVFAWLEAQGLSHFTQSTRSMALLMAAGVVTALPLLAFAGAARRLRLATLGFLMYLNPSIQFFIALLVFQEPLSPVQLGTFALIWTGLALYSWSAWQQSHRE encoded by the coding sequence ATGTCCAGCCATTCCGTTCGTGATCCCGAGGCCGTCAAAGGAGTCGGCTTCGGGCTTGCAGCCTATCTCATGTGGGGTTGTTTCCCGCTGTTTTTTGCCCTGTTCAACGACGTGCCGGCGTTTGAGATCGTGCTGCACCGAATCATCTGGTCGTGCCTGTTTCTCGCCGGGCTGATCACCCTGCTGCGGCGCTGGTCGCCGGTCAAGATGGCGCTTCGCCACCCCGGGCGCCTGGGCCGGGTGCTGGCCTGCGCCGTGCTCATCGGCCTGAACTGGGGAATCTACATCTACGCGGTGGAAACCCGCCACGTGCTCCAGGCGAGTCTGGGCTATTTTCTCACGCCGCTGGTCAACGTCGGCCTGGGCGTTATCGTGCTGCGCGAAACCATGGTCAAGGCCCAGCTGGTAGCGCTGGGCCTTGCCACCCTGGGCATCGGCATGCAGTTTTTGCTGCTCAACGAGCTGCCCTGGCTCAGCCTGATGCTGGCGTTTTCCTTCGGCACCTACGGCCTTTTTCGCAAGCAGGTGCCCCTTGACGGCCTCTCGGGCCTGTTTGTGGAAACGCTGCTTTTGCTGCCGGTGGCGCTTTTGGTTTTTGCCTGGCTGGAAGCCCAGGGGCTTTCGCACTTCACCCAGTCGACCCGCTCCATGGCACTGCTGATGGCCGCCGGGGTGGTCACTGCCCTGCCGCTGCTTGCCTTTGCCGGCGCGGCGCGGCGGCTGCGTCTGGCAACGCTTGGGTTTCTGATGTACTTGAACCCCAGTATCCAGTTCTTTATCGCGCTGCTGGTGTTCCAGGAGCCGCTCAGCCCCGTCCAGCTGGGCACCTTCGCGCTGATCTGGACAGGGCTTGCGCTCTACTCCTGGTCCGCCTGGCAGCAGTCGCACCGCGAGTGA
- a CDS encoding amidohydrolase → MSKLTVSLVQCDLRWEDPEANHRQLEDQLGELGGDNTDLIVLPEMFATGFTMNSRDMAEPMAQSESVAWLRRQAEARGCVITGSVAVEDGGQHYNRLVWAQPDGELILYDKRHLFRMAGEHERYAAGSERPVIEYKGVRLLLTVCYDLRFPVWLRQQPEGEAPFEYDALLCVANWPTPRRHAWRTLLQARAIENLCYVIGVNRVGEGGNGLSYSGDSMLVDFKGEARVDPPADTACIETGTLDTDALAAFREKFPAWQDADRFQLLPGTAADDVSSP, encoded by the coding sequence ATGAGCAAGCTAACCGTGAGCCTTGTGCAGTGCGATCTGCGCTGGGAAGACCCGGAGGCCAACCACCGCCAGCTGGAAGACCAGCTGGGCGAGCTGGGCGGTGACAATACCGACCTGATCGTGCTGCCGGAAATGTTTGCCACCGGCTTTACCATGAACTCCCGGGACATGGCCGAGCCCATGGCGCAAAGCGAAAGCGTGGCCTGGCTTCGCCGCCAGGCCGAGGCGCGCGGCTGCGTCATTACCGGCAGCGTTGCCGTCGAAGACGGCGGGCAGCACTATAACCGCCTGGTCTGGGCGCAGCCCGACGGCGAGCTGATTCTTTACGACAAGCGCCATCTGTTTCGCATGGCCGGCGAGCACGAACGCTACGCCGCCGGCAGCGAGCGCCCGGTGATCGAGTACAAGGGCGTGCGCCTGCTGCTGACCGTTTGCTACGACCTGCGCTTTCCCGTCTGGCTGCGTCAGCAGCCCGAAGGCGAGGCGCCGTTCGAGTACGATGCGCTGCTGTGCGTGGCCAACTGGCCCACGCCGCGCCGCCACGCCTGGCGTACTCTGCTCCAGGCCCGGGCAATCGAGAATCTGTGCTACGTCATCGGCGTCAACCGCGTTGGCGAAGGGGGCAATGGCCTGTCCTATAGCGGGGACTCGATGCTGGTGGACTTCAAGGGAGAGGCGAGGGTGGACCCGCCGGCGGACACGGCCTGTATTGAAACCGGCACCCTGGATACCGACGCGCTGGCGGCCTTCCGCGAAAAGTTTCCCGCCTGGCAGGACGCTGACCGCTTTCAGCTGCTGCCCGGTACCGCGGCTGACGACGTCTCTTCCCCATGA
- a CDS encoding pseudouridine synthase yields MRLDRFLSETTPLTRSLAKRALKAGDVALNGEPVKQGARQIDPQADVVTWQGEPLALLGKRYLMLHKPPGVECTARRGLYPRAIDLLDVPDAERLQPVGRLDVDTTGLLLMTDDGQWLHRITAPRRRRDKVYRATLAEPLEGEAASRAVARVAEGLWLDGDDTPTLPASLRMLAPFEAELAISEGRYHQVKRVFGALGNRVVALHRRAIGPLELDAALAPGEWRALAADEIALF; encoded by the coding sequence ATGCGCCTCGACCGCTTTTTAAGCGAAACCACGCCGCTGACCCGCAGCCTGGCCAAGCGCGCGCTCAAGGCCGGAGACGTTGCGCTTAACGGCGAGCCGGTCAAGCAGGGGGCCCGGCAAATCGATCCCCAGGCGGACGTCGTTACCTGGCAGGGGGAGCCGCTGGCGCTGCTGGGCAAGCGCTACCTCATGCTGCACAAGCCGCCGGGGGTGGAGTGTACGGCCCGCCGCGGGCTTTACCCGCGCGCGATTGACCTGTTGGACGTGCCCGACGCCGAAAGGCTGCAGCCGGTGGGCCGGCTCGACGTGGATACCACCGGGCTTTTGCTGATGACCGACGACGGCCAGTGGCTGCACCGCATTACCGCGCCCAGGCGCCGCCGGGACAAGGTCTACCGCGCCACCCTGGCCGAACCGCTGGAAGGCGAGGCGGCAAGCCGAGCCGTCGCCCGGGTGGCCGAAGGTCTCTGGCTTGACGGCGACGACACGCCCACCCTACCGGCGTCCTTGCGGATGCTGGCGCCCTTCGAGGCCGAGCTTGCCATCAGCGAAGGCCGCTACCATCAGGTCAAGCGCGTGTTCGGCGCTCTTGGCAACCGCGTGGTGGCCCTGCATCGCCGGGCCATCGGTCCGCTTGAGCTGGATGCGGCTCTCGCCCCCGGCGAATGGCGGGCGCTGGCCGCAGACGAAATCGCTCTGTTTTAG
- a CDS encoding NfeD family protein, translating to MIKAHRHGLSGRAVVFASLLCLALGTALLAWQAQAQQGGRSALVMTVDGPIGPAIDDYFQRGLERAAESDAELVVVRLDTPGGLDASMRSMISAMLAAEVPVAFYVSPAGARAASAGTYLLYASHVAAMAPATHLGSATPVQLGGGGLPGLGDNQPPDDDADEGASKEGSGAESADEAEPGKRRGDTAMERKVLEDAVAYIRSLAERHERNADWAEAAVREAVNLGARQALEKNVVDAIADDLDDLLARIDGREVVMADGTRTLATAELTLERFDPDWRTELLAVITNPNVAYLLMIIGFYGLVFELMNPGALVPGTVGAVSLLLALFAFQVLPINYAGLGLILLGLGLILGEALMPSFGILGIGGIVAFVMGSVMLMDAESLSISLPMIGGVALLAAGLMLWVVIRFLALRRRPPRTGQDELVGCRARVEADFTDSGHVRLKGERWKARSARPLSRGQAVRVTAVDGLVLEVEPLGSVSN from the coding sequence ATGATAAAAGCGCATCGCCACGGCCTGTCCGGACGTGCAGTCGTGTTCGCAAGCCTGCTGTGCCTGGCGCTGGGGACGGCTCTGCTGGCCTGGCAGGCCCAGGCACAGCAGGGTGGGCGCAGCGCCCTGGTCATGACCGTCGACGGCCCCATCGGGCCGGCCATCGACGACTATTTCCAGCGCGGTCTGGAACGCGCCGCCGAAAGCGATGCCGAGCTGGTGGTGGTGCGCCTGGATACGCCCGGCGGCCTCGACGCTTCGATGCGCTCGATGATTTCGGCCATGCTGGCCGCCGAGGTGCCGGTGGCTTTTTACGTTTCCCCGGCCGGGGCTCGAGCCGCCAGCGCCGGCACCTATCTGCTCTATGCCAGCCACGTGGCGGCCATGGCGCCGGCGACCCATCTGGGTTCGGCCACGCCCGTGCAGCTTGGCGGCGGCGGGCTGCCGGGCCTTGGCGATAACCAGCCGCCCGACGACGACGCAGATGAGGGGGCATCGAAGGAAGGTTCAGGCGCCGAGAGCGCCGACGAGGCCGAGCCCGGGAAGCGCCGCGGCGATACCGCCATGGAGCGCAAGGTGCTGGAAGACGCGGTGGCCTATATCCGTTCGCTCGCCGAACGTCACGAGCGCAATGCCGACTGGGCCGAGGCGGCGGTGCGCGAAGCGGTCAACCTCGGCGCTCGCCAGGCGCTGGAAAAGAACGTCGTCGACGCGATAGCGGACGACCTCGATGATCTGCTTGCCCGGATTGACGGCCGTGAAGTGGTCATGGCCGACGGGACGCGAACGCTGGCTACCGCTGAGCTTACCCTCGAGCGTTTTGATCCGGATTGGCGCACCGAGCTGCTGGCGGTGATCACCAACCCCAACGTGGCCTATTTGCTGATGATTATCGGCTTCTACGGGCTGGTTTTCGAGCTGATGAACCCCGGGGCGCTGGTGCCGGGCACCGTCGGCGCCGTCAGTCTGCTGCTGGCGCTGTTCGCCTTCCAGGTGCTGCCGATCAACTATGCCGGACTGGGCCTGATACTGTTGGGACTGGGGCTGATCCTGGGCGAGGCGCTGATGCCCAGCTTCGGCATTCTGGGAATAGGCGGCATCGTCGCCTTTGTGATGGGGTCGGTGATGCTGATGGACGCAGAGTCTCTGAGTATCTCGCTGCCGATGATCGGCGGCGTCGCCCTGCTGGCAGCGGGGCTGATGCTGTGGGTTGTGATCCGCTTTCTCGCCCTGCGCCGGCGCCCGCCGCGAACCGGCCAGGACGAGCTGGTGGGCTGTCGGGCCCGGGTGGAGGCGGATTTCACGGACAGCGGGCACGTGCGCCTGAAAGGCGAGCGCTGGAAGGCCCGCAGCGCGCGCCCGCTGAGCCGCGGTCAGGCGGTGCGGGTGACCGCGGTCGACGGCCTTGTTCTCGAGGTCGAGCCGCTGGGCTCGGTGTCGAACTAG